A window from Crocosphaera sp. UHCC 0190 encodes these proteins:
- a CDS encoding GAF domain-containing protein has translation MPMKQNPLLMAQQEFLREIVKKIQEFVELEQIFLLTTNQVRQLLKTDRVGIYPLDSNHQGWVSEGSGRSPDIYASQQLPWDHKLEEAYQIYAQPDGLWLVNDFQSVILPDRYCSLVQKWDCQGQIVVPIYKRKQPWGRLLIHHCSQPRYWEETEILFVQQIALHLSIAVEQTEMYQKQQNQAKHLNEAVEQAVQRQETIAKIIDKIRRSLDINTILTTATQEARQLLKADRVAIYRLHDDYSGEFIMESVGEGWTSLLSKQQEDLAIGARIAECRLKLLGNPELSDSYLQSTEGRIFTPQDLLRVCDNIYQAGFPDCYIELIQRYEAQAYIIVALYKNNCLWGLLAAYQNSGPRHWEDAEINFMVQVGVNLGIALQQANLLAQTQQHEEQLQTALETALKQQTETLAKTNQKERSLAIVIDKIRRTLDLNTIFQTAATEVQKLLGVEHIAIYQFDPDYGGKFIFESDPREFLALVGRRWDDEYLQETQGGRFQENHTCVINNIETDDRSSRCHLEILESFGVKSMAVVPLFQGLRLWGLLAGFEHTQSRNWQSDEVQLLQQVAHHVSIALQQTFYVQQIQDYAQEQAIAVQQERALSEVIDKIRRTLDLDTIFQTAVTEVRYLLKADRVAVFQFDPDSEFSLAELVSEDVAAEYISALTAQVEDNCFARHSAPYYQQSHVCTINDVEKADLSDCYRDILAQFQVRANIVAPLLKGEELWGLLCIHQCSGPRQWKTSEKGFITKIATNLSVALQQAELLKQTQERSQALENALEQVQQQKQSLAQIAAQEKALARVIKRIRQRLDLESIFYSTTEEVRQMLQCDRVVVYRFLDNWDGEFLYESLGEGWKPLTGEFGEKPMWEDTYLQETQGGRYRHHETWAIRNIYQAGLTPCHIDILAQFQVRAFVVVPVFVRNQLWGLLGVYQNTGPRSWQKREVNLLKQVANQLGVAIDQTELLTQTQQQSDVLQSTLADLNAIVDNLGDGLLVIDNSGKITRFNPALLSMFNLTEAPQGRQAHEVFPAELSALIEQKKLDQKEVITGEVKLSQERIGQALASNIIKEQGEEREEYLGAVILIRDITKERETERVKDDLLATVSHELRTPLTSVLGFASLIRDKLYKVIFPQLNLKDQATEKALERVKQNLDIIVSESERLTSLVNDVLDMAKMEAGKVEWHFSQVSPSLILERAIAATSYLFEDQNLSLLQDFPPDLPLIFGDEDRLIQVFINLFSNAVKFTEIGSVTCQARVNHQDLLIKITDTGIGIAHNDYGKVFEPFQQVGNILTNKPRGTGLGLSICKQIIERHGGQIWLESQLGKGTIFFVKLPINQLT, from the coding sequence ATGCCAATGAAGCAAAACCCTTTATTAATGGCTCAGCAGGAGTTTTTAAGAGAAATAGTCAAAAAAATCCAGGAATTCGTAGAATTAGAGCAGATTTTTCTATTGACGACCAATCAAGTTCGACAGCTATTAAAGACAGATCGGGTAGGCATTTATCCCTTAGACTCGAATCATCAGGGGTGGGTGAGTGAGGGAAGTGGGCGATCGCCTGATATCTACGCTAGTCAACAGTTGCCCTGGGATCATAAATTAGAAGAAGCTTATCAAATTTATGCCCAACCCGACGGACTGTGGTTAGTCAATGATTTTCAATCAGTTATTTTACCAGATCGCTATTGTTCCCTGGTGCAAAAATGGGATTGTCAAGGGCAAATTGTGGTTCCCATCTACAAAAGAAAACAACCTTGGGGACGGTTGCTGATTCATCATTGCTCACAACCCCGTTATTGGGAAGAGACAGAAATTCTGTTTGTGCAACAGATCGCCCTTCATTTAAGTATCGCCGTAGAACAAACCGAAATGTACCAAAAACAACAAAATCAAGCAAAACACTTAAATGAAGCAGTAGAGCAAGCTGTACAGCGACAGGAAACCATTGCCAAAATTATTGATAAAATTCGGCGATCGCTTGATATTAATACCATTTTAACCACAGCTACCCAAGAAGCCCGTCAACTCCTCAAAGCAGATCGAGTAGCTATTTATCGCCTCCATGACGATTACAGTGGAGAGTTTATCATGGAATCTGTGGGAGAGGGCTGGACATCTTTACTCAGCAAACAACAAGAAGATTTGGCCATTGGTGCCAGAATTGCTGAATGTCGCCTCAAATTATTAGGAAACCCTGAACTAAGCGACAGTTACTTACAAAGCACAGAAGGGAGAATCTTTACCCCTCAAGACCTATTGCGAGTCTGTGATAACATCTATCAAGCAGGATTTCCTGATTGTTATATCGAACTAATCCAAAGATATGAAGCCCAAGCTTATATTATTGTTGCCCTCTACAAAAATAACTGCCTTTGGGGGTTATTAGCCGCTTATCAAAACTCAGGGCCTCGTCACTGGGAAGATGCAGAAATCAATTTTATGGTACAAGTGGGAGTAAACCTAGGCATTGCCCTACAACAAGCCAACTTATTAGCCCAAACCCAACAACACGAAGAACAACTACAAACAGCCCTAGAAACCGCCTTAAAACAACAAACAGAAACCCTCGCTAAGACTAACCAAAAAGAGCGATCGCTGGCCATTGTAATCGATAAAATTCGTCGAACCCTCGACTTAAATACCATCTTTCAAACTGCCGCCACAGAAGTGCAAAAACTCTTAGGGGTAGAACATATTGCCATTTATCAATTTGATCCCGACTATGGGGGTAAATTTATCTTTGAATCAGATCCTAGGGAATTTTTAGCTTTAGTGGGCCGTCGTTGGGATGATGAATATTTACAAGAAACCCAAGGGGGAAGATTTCAAGAAAATCATACCTGTGTCATTAATAATATTGAAACAGATGATCGCTCCTCTCGTTGTCACCTGGAAATCTTAGAAAGCTTTGGGGTGAAATCCATGGCCGTCGTTCCCCTGTTCCAAGGGTTACGACTTTGGGGACTACTCGCAGGGTTTGAACATACCCAGTCCCGAAATTGGCAAAGCGATGAAGTGCAGTTATTACAACAGGTGGCCCACCATGTCAGTATTGCCCTGCAACAAACTTTTTATGTACAACAAATTCAAGACTATGCTCAAGAACAGGCGATCGCAGTGCAACAAGAACGGGCCTTGTCTGAAGTCATTGATAAAATTCGTCGTACCCTCGATTTAGATACCATTTTTCAAACTGCTGTCACGGAAGTCCGTTATCTCCTCAAAGCAGATCGAGTCGCCGTGTTTCAATTTGATCCTGATTCAGAATTTTCCCTAGCAGAATTAGTATCAGAAGATGTGGCCGCCGAATATATTTCCGCTTTGACGGCCCAAGTGGAAGATAATTGTTTTGCCAGACATAGTGCGCCCTATTATCAACAAAGTCATGTTTGTACTATTAATGATGTAGAAAAAGCTGACTTATCAGACTGTTATCGAGACATATTGGCCCAGTTTCAAGTGCGGGCAAATATAGTGGCCCCTTTACTGAAAGGGGAGGAACTCTGGGGGTTATTATGTATTCATCAATGTTCGGGCCCCCGTCAGTGGAAAACCTCAGAAAAGGGGTTTATTACCAAAATTGCTACTAACCTCAGCGTAGCCTTACAACAAGCCGAATTATTAAAACAAACCCAAGAACGCTCTCAAGCCCTGGAAAACGCCTTAGAGCAAGTGCAGCAACAAAAACAAAGTCTAGCCCAAATTGCCGCCCAAGAAAAGGCATTAGCTAGGGTAATTAAGCGTATTCGTCAACGTTTAGATCTCGAATCAATCTTTTATTCCACCACGGAAGAAGTGAGACAGATGTTGCAGTGCGATCGCGTGGTGGTTTATCGTTTCTTGGACAATTGGGATGGTGAATTTCTTTATGAGTCCCTTGGGGAAGGTTGGAAACCTTTAACGGGAGAATTCGGGGAAAAACCGATGTGGGAAGACACCTATCTTCAAGAAACTCAAGGGGGGAGATATCGTCACCACGAAACCTGGGCGATTCGTAACATTTATCAAGCTGGATTAACCCCATGTCATATTGATATTTTGGCGCAATTTCAAGTGAGGGCCTTCGTGGTAGTGCCTGTTTTTGTGAGAAATCAATTATGGGGACTATTAGGGGTCTATCAGAATACGGGCCCCCGTTCTTGGCAAAAACGAGAGGTGAACTTACTGAAACAGGTGGCTAACCAGTTAGGGGTTGCCATCGATCAAACAGAATTATTAACCCAGACTCAACAGCAGTCTGATGTCTTACAAAGTACCCTGGCTGATCTTAATGCTATTGTGGATAATTTGGGAGATGGTTTGTTAGTTATCGATAACTCAGGAAAAATTACCCGTTTTAATCCAGCCTTACTGTCCATGTTTAATCTAACAGAAGCCCCACAAGGAAGGCAGGCCCATGAGGTGTTTCCAGCGGAATTATCGGCACTGATCGAACAAAAGAAACTTGACCAAAAAGAGGTGATTACGGGAGAAGTTAAGTTGTCCCAAGAACGCATTGGTCAAGCCTTGGCTAGTAATATTATTAAAGAACAAGGAGAAGAGAGGGAAGAATATTTAGGGGCAGTAATTTTAATTCGAGATATTACCAAAGAACGAGAGACAGAACGGGTAAAAGATGATTTGTTGGCGACGGTTTCCCACGAATTAAGAACGCCTTTAACCTCTGTTTTAGGGTTTGCTTCTTTGATTCGAGATAAACTATATAAGGTCATTTTTCCCCAGCTTAATCTGAAGGATCAGGCAACTGAAAAAGCACTGGAACGGGTGAAACAAAACCTTGATATTATTGTTTCAGAATCAGAACGCCTCACCAGTTTAGTTAATGATGTTTTAGATATGGCTAAAATGGAAGCAGGTAAGGTGGAATGGCACTTTTCTCAAGTCTCTCCTTCCCTAATTTTAGAAAGGGCGATCGCCGCAACATCTTATCTGTTTGAAGATCAAAATTTGTCTTTATTGCAAGACTTCCCACCAGATTTACCACTGATTTTTGGGGACGAAGATCGCTTAATTCAAGTATTTATTAATCTTTTTTCTAATGCCGTTAAATTTACGGAAATTGGCTCAGTTACCTGTCAAGCAAGGGTAAATCACCAAGATTTATTGATTAAGATCACGGATACGGGTATCGGAATCGCGCACAATGATTATGGCAAAGTCTTTGAGCCTTTTCAACAAGTGGGGAATATTTTAACCAATAAACCCAGAGGAACGGGATTAGGACTATCAATTTGTAAACAAATTATTGAACGACATGGTGGACAAATTTGGTTAGAAAGTCAATTAGGAAAAGGCACAATTTTCTTTGTTAAACTGCCCATTAATCAATTAACTTAA
- a CDS encoding type II toxin-antitoxin system PrlF family antitoxin has product MALTSTPCSESTLTDRYQTTIPEPVRKALVLNKRDKIGYSIQSDGQVVISRVDQTESDPILGKFLNFIAQDIEKNPQHLQGISSDLVSRVKSLVAEVDVDLDAPLSDEDE; this is encoded by the coding sequence ATGGCTTTAACATCAACTCCATGTTCAGAATCTACTCTGACGGATCGTTATCAGACGACAATCCCTGAGCCTGTCCGCAAAGCTCTTGTCTTGAATAAGCGTGATAAGATAGGTTACAGCATACAGTCTGACGGTCAAGTCGTGATTTCTCGCGTTGACCAGACAGAAAGCGATCCTATACTTGGCAAGTTTCTGAATTTTATTGCACAAGATATCGAAAAAAATCCCCAACACTTACAAGGGATTAGCTCTGACTTAGTAAGTCGTGTTAAGTCTTTGGTTGCTGAAGTGGATGTTGATCTTGATGCACCACTTTCTGATGAGGATGAATAA
- a CDS encoding response regulator — translation MKKVLIADDEPNILILMEQILEELEEENEILILTARNGTEALEIIQKEQPDLVFLDVMMPQMSGLEVCEQVKQTLKIADIYIILLTARGQAFDRDNGIAVGADLYITKPFRPKEVLKKSKEILGINQV, via the coding sequence ATGAAAAAAGTTTTAATAGCTGATGATGAACCGAATATTCTGATTTTGATGGAGCAAATTTTAGAGGAATTGGAAGAAGAAAATGAAATTTTAATATTAACAGCAAGAAATGGCACAGAGGCTCTAGAAATTATTCAAAAAGAACAACCTGATTTAGTATTTTTAGATGTGATGATGCCCCAAATGAGTGGGTTAGAAGTCTGTGAACAAGTCAAGCAAACCCTGAAAATTGCTGATATCTATATCATTCTCTTAACGGCGAGAGGACAGGCATTTGATCGAGACAATGGCATAGCCGTCGGTGCAGACTTATATATTACTAAACCCTTCCGTCCCAAAGAAGTGCTGAAGAAGTCTAAAGAAATTTTGGGAATCAATCAAGTATAA
- a CDS encoding type II toxin-antitoxin system YhaV family toxin, producing MSVNQPLVINGWNLFAHPLFLNQFEELLMQVENLRQKYPQDYKKKNATKRLAAIVKLVFDVIPQDPTRSDYRQGTTLGDDYKHWFRAKFFQQYRLFFRYHQESKIIVFVWVNDENSKRAYDSNTDAYRVFKKMLLSGNPPDDWNDLLKDAKSETNRLEKAVNAEI from the coding sequence TTGTCCGTAAATCAGCCCCTAGTAATTAATGGTTGGAACCTATTTGCTCATCCTCTCTTTCTTAATCAGTTTGAAGAACTTTTGATGCAGGTTGAAAATTTGCGTCAGAAGTATCCTCAAGACTACAAGAAGAAAAATGCTACCAAGCGTCTAGCTGCCATAGTAAAGCTGGTATTTGATGTGATTCCTCAAGATCCAACCCGTAGTGATTATCGTCAAGGCACTACCCTTGGTGACGATTACAAGCACTGGTTTAGAGCTAAATTTTTTCAGCAGTACCGACTGTTTTTTCGATATCATCAAGAGAGCAAAATCATTGTTTTCGTCTGGGTTAACGATGAAAACTCTAAGCGAGCTTATGACAGTAATACGGACGCTTATCGAGTTTTTAAGAAAATGCTCTTAAGTGGTAATCCCCCAGACGATTGGAATGACTTACTCAAAGATGCAAAAAGTGAAACTAATCGTTTAGAGAAAGCAGTTAATGCGGAAATTTAA
- the alr gene encoding alanine racemase, whose protein sequence is MLSQESILGVTKNRYNYYLSDIIRQRAWVEIDLGALTHNVKEIKGLLSPKTALMAVVKADAYGHGAITVAQTVLNAGVNGLAVATLGEGIELREAGITAPILILGAMNTPEEIAAIAHWKLEPTLCNPQQALIFSQTLCQFGETLPVHLKLDTGMSRLGTPWHQGTEFVKLVQQLPSLTLASVYSHLATADDPDPTQMKLQHRRFKQAIAQLKTQGIQPPCLHFANSAATLVAPNLHYDLVRVGLALYGLYPAPHLRSQVMLKPVLQVKAKITQIKAIPPGTGVSYGHQFVSDRPMKIAVVSIGYADGVPRNLSNRLQVLIRGQRACQIGAITMDQLMLDVTHLRNLQVGDVVTLIGKDGEQEITADHWASLLNTISWEILCGFKHRLPRVSVENWQPKTVVSNNRKSG, encoded by the coding sequence ATGTTAAGTCAAGAGTCTATCTTAGGAGTCACTAAAAATCGCTACAATTACTATCTTTCTGACATTATCCGTCAACGGGCCTGGGTAGAAATCGATCTAGGGGCCTTAACTCACAATGTCAAAGAAATTAAGGGTTTATTGTCCCCAAAAACCGCTTTAATGGCTGTGGTGAAAGCAGATGCTTATGGTCATGGGGCCATTACCGTGGCCCAAACTGTGCTTAATGCAGGGGTTAATGGCTTGGCCGTTGCTACTTTGGGAGAGGGGATCGAATTACGAGAAGCCGGAATTACTGCCCCGATTCTTATTTTAGGGGCTATGAATACTCCTGAAGAAATTGCGGCGATCGCTCATTGGAAATTAGAACCGACTCTTTGTAACCCCCAACAGGCCTTAATTTTCTCCCAAACCCTCTGCCAATTTGGGGAAACCTTACCTGTGCATCTAAAATTAGACACGGGAATGTCCCGTTTAGGAACCCCTTGGCACCAAGGGACGGAATTTGTCAAATTAGTGCAACAATTACCCTCATTAACCCTGGCCAGTGTTTATTCTCATTTAGCAACGGCCGATGATCCTGATCCCACCCAGATGAAATTACAACATCGACGGTTTAAACAGGCGATCGCCCAACTCAAAACCCAAGGAATTCAACCCCCTTGTCTTCATTTTGCTAATTCTGCTGCCACATTGGTTGCTCCTAATTTACACTATGATTTAGTTAGAGTAGGGTTAGCCTTATATGGTTTGTATCCTGCCCCTCATTTGCGTTCCCAGGTTATGTTAAAACCTGTGTTACAGGTAAAGGCGAAAATTACGCAAATTAAAGCGATTCCTCCGGGTACGGGGGTTAGTTATGGTCATCAGTTTGTCAGCGATCGCCCGATGAAAATTGCGGTGGTGAGTATTGGTTATGCCGATGGAGTTCCCCGTAATTTATCGAACCGTCTTCAAGTCTTAATTCGGGGACAACGGGCCTGTCAAATCGGGGCCATTACAATGGATCAATTGATGTTAGATGTTACTCATCTTCGCAATTTACAAGTGGGAGATGTTGTTACTTTAATTGGCAAAGATGGAGAGCAAGAAATTACAGCAGATCATTGGGCAAGTTTATTAAATACGATTTCTTGGGAAATTCTTTGTGGGTTTAAACATCGATTACCAAGGGTGAGTGTTGAGAATTGGCAACCGAAAACTGTTGTTAGTAATAATAGGAAATCCGGTTAA
- a CDS encoding phycobilisome rod-core linker polypeptide, whose amino-acid sequence MALPLLDYAPKSQNARVEGYLVPGDEQPIVFTTENLLSPGEMGNLIEAAYRQIFFHAFQWDREPVLESQLRNGQITVRDFIRGLLLSKTFINSFYEKNSNYRFVEQCVQRVLGRDVYSEREKITWSIVVATKGYGGFIDELLNSDEYLENFGYDTVPFQRRRNLPGREAGETPFNIKSPRYDGYYRTILGFPQIVWQNEIRRYVPQDQKAKAGDPSNFLGVARSLPSAKGNPTGRVSTGSLDYMAAVPRR is encoded by the coding sequence TTGGCTCTTCCTCTTTTAGATTACGCGCCAAAATCCCAAAATGCGCGAGTAGAAGGATACCTGGTACCAGGAGACGAGCAACCGATCGTCTTTACCACAGAAAATCTCCTCTCTCCAGGAGAAATGGGTAATCTGATCGAAGCGGCTTACCGCCAGATCTTTTTCCATGCGTTTCAGTGGGATCGGGAACCTGTCCTAGAGTCCCAACTCCGTAATGGACAAATTACCGTGCGGGACTTCATTCGTGGTTTGTTACTCTCTAAGACGTTTATCAACAGCTTCTACGAGAAAAATAGTAACTACCGCTTTGTTGAACAGTGTGTTCAACGGGTACTCGGCCGGGATGTCTACAGCGAACGGGAAAAAATCACTTGGTCTATTGTCGTTGCGACCAAAGGATACGGCGGTTTCATCGACGAATTGCTCAATAGTGATGAGTATCTAGAAAACTTCGGTTATGATACCGTTCCTTTCCAACGTCGTCGTAACTTACCTGGACGCGAAGCGGGTGAAACCCCCTTCAATATCAAGTCCCCCCGTTATGATGGCTACTATCGCACCATTTTGGGCTTCCCCCAAATCGTTTGGCAAAACGAAATCCGTCGTTACGTTCCTCAAGACCAAAAAGCCAAAGCAGGAGATCCTTCCAACTTCTTAGGAGTAGCACGGAGTCTTCCCAGTGCTAAAGGAAACCCCACTGGCAGGGTTTCTACCGGAAGTCTGGATTATATGGCGGCTGTTCCTCGTCGTTAA
- the surE gene encoding 5'/3'-nucleotidase SurE, with protein sequence MTNPSPINILISNDDGIFSLGVRTLANTLAEADYNVTVVCPDRERSATGHGLTLHRPIRAEIVEDFFAPTIAAWSCSGTPSDCVKLALSTLLETRPDIIVSGINHGSNLGTDVLYSGTVSAAMEGIIEGIPSVAISLASFSSREFQPAANFACTLVKQLASHPLPESTLLNVNVPPVASNAIAGVMITRQGLRRYVENFEKRIDPRGKSYYWLAGELVTEIEQPDHIHLPPDIPTDVQAIQHNYITITPLQYNLTDVAGFEYLHRTRWVGTYLN encoded by the coding sequence ATGACCAATCCTTCCCCCATCAATATTTTAATCAGTAATGATGATGGCATTTTTTCCCTCGGTGTCCGCACCCTGGCCAATACCCTGGCCGAAGCAGACTATAATGTCACTGTTGTTTGTCCTGATCGAGAACGCTCGGCTACAGGTCATGGCTTGACTCTACATCGTCCCATTCGGGCAGAAATTGTCGAGGATTTTTTTGCTCCGACAATTGCTGCTTGGTCCTGTTCAGGAACCCCCTCAGACTGTGTAAAATTAGCCTTGAGTACCCTACTAGAAACCCGTCCTGATATCATTGTTTCAGGCATTAATCATGGCTCCAATTTGGGTACAGACGTTCTTTATTCAGGCACTGTATCAGCAGCTATGGAAGGCATTATTGAAGGCATTCCTAGTGTTGCCATTAGTTTAGCCAGTTTTTCTTCCCGTGAGTTTCAACCCGCCGCCAATTTTGCCTGTACCCTAGTCAAACAGTTGGCCAGTCATCCTCTTCCCGAAAGTACCCTACTTAATGTTAATGTTCCTCCCGTGGCCTCAAATGCGATCGCTGGTGTAATGATCACCCGTCAAGGGTTGCGTCGCTATGTGGAAAATTTTGAGAAGCGTATCGATCCCAGAGGAAAAAGCTACTATTGGTTGGCCGGAGAGTTAGTCACAGAAATAGAACAACCGGATCATATTCATCTTCCTCCCGACATTCCCACCGATGTCCAGGCCATTCAACATAATTACATTACCATCACTCCCCTGCAATACAATCTCACTGATGTAGCAGGTTTCGAGTATTTACACAGAACTCGCTGGGTAGGCACTTATCTCAATTAA
- a CDS encoding phycobiliprotein lyase — MDALEFFQNSSGKWRSQRTTHHLAFRRAEIGNSEIYVEALGPDHPKIAEICQLHDFDPALAIGGAFVSWDGSMAWDKEDENHEGNTIFALIPDADNPREGMLLRERGYAEIVPIAGRYQIDEDNALVLVTEYDTMSTIERFWFVNPDLRLRTSTVQRFGGFNTATFCAEMRQEDKGNDSVDAVVGNVSTLNPCYSITGW, encoded by the coding sequence ATGGACGCATTAGAATTTTTTCAAAATAGTTCAGGAAAATGGCGATCGCAGCGCACCACCCATCATTTAGCCTTTAGACGGGCAGAAATTGGCAACTCAGAGATTTATGTAGAAGCTCTTGGGCCGGATCATCCAAAAATTGCCGAAATTTGCCAACTGCACGACTTTGATCCCGCTTTAGCCATTGGGGGTGCGTTTGTCAGTTGGGATGGTTCCATGGCCTGGGATAAAGAAGACGAAAATCACGAAGGCAACACCATTTTTGCCTTAATCCCCGATGCTGATAATCCGAGAGAGGGAATGCTCTTAAGAGAAAGGGGTTATGCAGAAATTGTCCCCATTGCCGGCCGTTATCAGATAGATGAGGATAATGCCCTAGTGTTGGTGACAGAATACGACACCATGAGTACCATTGAAAGGTTTTGGTTTGTAAATCCTGACCTAAGATTGAGAACCAGTACGGTACAACGGTTTGGGGGCTTTAATACGGCGACGTTTTGCGCGGAAATGCGTCAGGAAGACAAGGGCAATGACTCCGTTGATGCCGTCGTCGGCAACGTCTCAACCCTCAATCCTTGCTATTCCATTACGGGTTGGTAG
- a CDS encoding DUF3727 domain-containing protein, producing MSSFQFNQESDPEDIDSVTLTDEDGRTLECYVENAIEGDDGTYLLLMPVDIPIVVLVWDEEDQDVEDTEEITNAVLLEDKIEIEEIFPDAKAVLAELDLTLKLTAFTLTVVGELPPIEDDGILTLELETDGPALDSEELQFLKDFYHQDQKYSIYTPLSPLLFLAKYNLLGEVELVSPEDEEMQAILEELLFDDME from the coding sequence ATGTCATCGTTCCAATTCAACCAAGAAAGCGATCCAGAAGATATCGATAGTGTGACCTTAACTGACGAAGACGGTCGCACTCTAGAATGTTATGTAGAAAACGCGATCGAAGGAGACGATGGAACTTATCTCTTGCTGATGCCTGTAGATATTCCTATTGTCGTTTTGGTCTGGGATGAAGAGGATCAAGATGTTGAGGACACCGAAGAAATTACTAATGCTGTCTTATTAGAAGATAAAATCGAAATCGAAGAGATTTTCCCTGACGCTAAAGCTGTGTTAGCGGAACTCGATTTGACCCTAAAATTAACGGCCTTTACCCTAACGGTAGTGGGGGAATTACCTCCTATAGAAGATGATGGCATTTTAACCCTAGAATTAGAAACAGATGGGCCAGCCTTAGACTCAGAAGAGTTACAATTTCTCAAAGATTTTTATCATCAAGATCAAAAATACTCAATTTATACTCCCTTGTCTCCCTTACTCTTTTTGGCCAAATATAATTTGCTGGGAGAAGTAGAATTAGTGTCTCCTGAAGATGAGGAAATGCAAGCAATTTTAGAAGAATTATTATTTGATGACATGGAGTGA
- a CDS encoding DUF1816 domain-containing protein produces MATNNDANNRVFLYEVVIQPQMAALNQINGLFQRRGKFYLKVPYKRMNQEMQRITRLGGKIVNIMPVNALNELPIKQKIELPWWVEIITTQPRCLYYFGPFDSPEEAQINQGGYVEDLKEEGANGITIKIKQCQPPILTQELNGDV; encoded by the coding sequence ATGGCGACTAACAACGACGCAAATAACCGTGTTTTTCTATATGAAGTGGTGATTCAACCCCAAATGGCGGCACTTAACCAAATTAACGGTTTATTTCAACGTCGGGGGAAATTTTACTTAAAAGTCCCTTATAAACGGATGAACCAAGAAATGCAACGGATCACCCGCTTAGGAGGCAAAATTGTGAATATTATGCCTGTTAATGCTCTCAATGAGCTACCGATTAAACAGAAAATTGAATTGCCCTGGTGGGTTGAAATTATAACAACACAGCCCCGTTGTTTGTATTATTTTGGCCCCTTTGACAGTCCCGAAGAAGCCCAAATTAATCAAGGGGGTTATGTGGAAGACTTAAAAGAAGAAGGTGCAAACGGTATTACCATAAAAATCAAACAATGTCAACCCCCAATCTTAACTCAAGAGTTGAATGGGGATGTCTAA